The nucleotide window CATGAGCAGGAGAACCAGCCTTGCATTCGAGCTCTACGTCTGGTTTGCTCTTGTCCTCGTTGTGGCTGCCTTTGGCTGGGTTATCAGCAGTATATTTGTTGGCAAGCCGGGTGCTGCGACTGCCTCATGGCTCTTCATGCTGGTGGCAGTGATCCTGGGACTTCTCCTCTACAAGTGGCAGGTTGACTTCAAACTTGGAACTGCTATCGGAATAGCCTTGCTCATACTGGCAATATACATTGGCTTTAAGTTCCCGATAAATGCCAGCTACCACGCCTGGCTCATTGCCCTCGGAATCTACGTCATCATAGCCTCTTCCCTCCCGGTGTGGATCCTTCTTCAGCCCAGGGACTACCTTAACGCCTACATCCTGTGGTTCGGCCTTATACTCGGTGGCCTTGCATTCATTGTAGTTGGGCTGAAGGGCACCGGGACGTTTACTGCCCCCGCATTTACGACCTGGAGTGCCAGCGTCGTCGGCGGAAAGCCCTCACCGTTCTGGCCAACAATCCCGCTCGTCATTGCGTGCGGTGCTCTCAGCGGCTTCCACTCAATCGTCGGTTCTGGTACAACCAGCAAGCAGCTCGACAACGAGCTCCACGGCCTTATGGTCGGCTACGGTGGAATGTTCACCGAGGGCTTCCTCTCAACGCTTGTCATATCCTCAATAGCGGTCTACGGTCTCCAGATCTTCCAGCAGAAGGGAATCCCCGTTAACTACAACAACTGGGGAAGCCAGTATGCCATTCAGGTCATTGCCCACAAGCTGAAGGTTGGAATATTCTCACAGAGCTACGCTATGGGTGTCCACGATGCCTTCGGAATCTCAACCTCCGGAGCGGCGCTCTTTGCCAGCCTCTGGGTTGCAGCTTTTGCACTGACGACCCTTGATACCGCCACCAGGCTTGGAAGGTTCACCTGGCAGGAAGTCATGGACATGGTCAACGCCCCGGAGATCCTTAAGAACAAGTGGGTTGCCTCCTTTATACTTGTGGCATTCGGCATCTACATGGCATGGGGTAAGGACTTCCTGGTTCTCTGGCCGGCCTTCAGCGGAATGAACCAGATGCTCGCGAGCATTGCTCTAATGACTGCTTCCCTCTGGGTTGCAAAAGTTCAGAATCCGAAGGGGGCATGGAAGTGGGCAGTGCTTATTCCAGCGCTCTTCCTCTGGATTACGGTGACAGCAGCACTTATATGGTTCCTCGTCTACGTGGCCCTTCCGAAACACCTGATCTGGGTCAGCATAATAACCTTAATTGGCCTGCTCCTGAACATAATGCTGGTCATCGACTGGTACGCGGCATGGAAAAAGCCGGCTGAGGAGTACGCCGCGATGGCCAGCTGAAGCTTTCGTTTTTTCATTTTCCTTCTGGGGGTGAGAACTTGCAGAAGATTCGGGACTTCTTGAAGGGATTCGGTGAGGCCTTCAAGCATCAGTCGACTGAGTATATTGAATTCGAATTGCGGGAGCTTGAGAACGTCTTCGCGCTCATCCTGATGGGCTCGTTCATAGGAATACCCAGCCCGCCGACCACGCTTGTTATGAGACTCATGCCTCATATGGTCAAGGAAATCCGGGTCATGGAAAGTCGAGCGATAAATCTCGACGACGTCTTTGCTGAGGTTGCCGGAATGTTCGATATAGACTGAGGTGGTATCATGAGAGAGTACCTTATCCCCAAGGAGGGTTTCAGGGTTCTGTTCGTGATAGGAAAGGGTGGAGTTGGCAAAACCACGACGAGCGCTTCAATAGCCGTTGGGCTGGCCGAGAGGGGATACAAAACACTGATAGTTTCCCTTGACCCCGCCCACAACCTCGGCGATGTCCTCATGGAGAAGCTGAGTGATAAGCCAAAGAAAATCATCGACAACCTCTACGCGAGCGAGCTCGATATGGAGAAGCTGATTAAGGCCTACCTCAAGCACCTTGAGAAGAACCTCAAGAACATGTACCGCTACCTTACCGTTATAAACCTTGAGAAGTACTTCGAGGTCCTCAGCTACTCGCCGGGGATAGAGGAGTACGCAACGCTCGAAGCCATAAGGGAGATCCTAACAGAAGGTGATCAGTGGGACGTTATAGTCTTCGACACGCCCCCCACGGGTTTAACGCTCCGCGTTCTGGCCTTGCCGAGGATTTCTCTTATCTGGGCCGACAAGCTGATTGACATAAGACGCAAGATACTCCAGAGAAGAAAAGCGATAGCGAATATCAAGGGTGAGGAAGAGTACGAGATTGAGGGTGAGAAGTTCAAGCTTCCGAAGGAGGAGGCTGAAGATCCGGTTATGAAGGAGCTCCTCCAGTACAGGAGCGAGGTTCAGTTCGTCGAGGACGTTATAACGAATCCGAACAAGACGAGTGTCGTTGCCGTTATGAACCCAGAGATGCTCCCGCTCTACGAGACCGAGAGGGCCTACGAGAGCCTGAAGAAGTTCAAGGTTCCTCTGCGGCTAATCGTTGTGAACAAGGTAATTCAGCTAAGGGAAGAAATTCCTGAGTTAAAGGTTAAAATGGAAGCCCAGAGGAAGGTTCTCGAAGAAGTCGAGAGAAAGTTTAGAGGGGTAGACGTGATAAAGCTCCCGATGTTTGCAGAGGAACCCAGGGGAATTGAGTGGCTGAGAAAGCTTGGAGGTATGGTTCTTGAGGACTGATGCCATACTAGAACTCCTCAGATCCGTGAAAAATCCATTTACGGAGGTTGATATAGTCAGTGAGGGACTGGTTTCAAAGATCCAGGTTGATGAGGAGGGTGTGAAGATTTACCTAGCGTTCGCTAGAAACACCCCCCCAGGTCCAGTTTCAAGTGCACTAGCTTGGCCCGTTCAGGCTAGGATAATTCGAGATATTGTGAAAGTACTTGAAGGAGCAGGAATCGGAAATCTTGAAATACTTGACGATACAACCCTTCAGAGGTACTATCCGGAGGGCGATTGAAATGGAGATAACCTCAACCCTCTTCCTTGCCATCATGGTTGTGGCAGCTTTAACCTCCATTCAGTTCTACAAGGGGCGGAAGCTCAACCTCCAGCTGATGCAACACTATCTCCGCACTATTGAGGACGTTGTGAAGCCCAAGGACAAGGACTACGTTTGGCTCGGTGGTTATATCGGGTTCAGGGCTAGCTATAAAGTCAACCGGGATAACATTAGAAAGTTTGAGTACACTCTGACACTCCTTCCGAGACAGAGCCTCCTCTACTTTCCTATAGCCCTGCTGACGAGCAGGCACGATAAGATTTACTTCGTTATAAGGCCTGAAAGTCAGATAAAGCGCGAGGCCCATTTGATTCAAAAAGGTTACTACCGAATGAAACCCAGCATTGAAAACGAGGATTTTCTCCAGAGGGAGACGATTGAGATAGCCGGCAAGGAGTACGAGGCCCTCTACGAGAAAAAGAGGGATATTGTCAAGCTCAAAGAGCTCGTTCAAAATCTTTCAAAGCCCCACAACGTCAAGCACGTCTCACTAACTCCAAAAACCAACGTCTTCTACGTTCTCATGAAGCCCGAGCCCGAGACGATTGGAAAAGACGTCGAAAAGCTCGTCCGCTTCACCAACGAGAAGCTCAGGGAGAGCCCGTTCTCCTGAACTCTTCCTTTCTCCGCTTTCTTCGAAAGCTTTATTTTGTTGAACCGTGAGTTATACAAGGTGATACCTTTGGTTAGCATACGCCTGAAGGTCGGCCCCAAAGGACAGATCGTCATCCCCAAGGTCTTCCGCGAGGCCTACGGCATAAAAGAGGGAGGAGAAGTTATAGTCGAGCCGACGGAGGAAGGCCTCGTCATCAAAAAGCCGCCGAGCAAAGAGGAACTCCTCAGAAAGCTCAAAGAGTATCACGAGAAGCGGAAAGGCACCAAACCGGCGAAACTGGGGGAGCTGAAAGGGATAAGCCTCGAAGACGAGTTCGACGAGGTCTGGGGGATTGAAGAATGAAGCTCTTCATCGATACAAACCTTTTCGTTTATCTCAACTCG belongs to Thermococcus sp. AM4 and includes:
- a CDS encoding carbon starvation protein A, giving the protein MNSAVIILIAAAIYVGMYFTYGKALQNKVVRADPNRPTPAHRLYDGVDYVPANPIVLYGHHFASIAGAGPIVGPAVAMAWGWLPGLLWVWFGNVFIGAVHDYLALMSSVRYDGKSIQWIAGKLMSRRTSLAFELYVWFALVLVVAAFGWVISSIFVGKPGAATASWLFMLVAVILGLLLYKWQVDFKLGTAIGIALLILAIYIGFKFPINASYHAWLIALGIYVIIASSLPVWILLQPRDYLNAYILWFGLILGGLAFIVVGLKGTGTFTAPAFTTWSASVVGGKPSPFWPTIPLVIACGALSGFHSIVGSGTTSKQLDNELHGLMVGYGGMFTEGFLSTLVISSIAVYGLQIFQQKGIPVNYNNWGSQYAIQVIAHKLKVGIFSQSYAMGVHDAFGISTSGAALFASLWVAAFALTTLDTATRLGRFTWQEVMDMVNAPEILKNKWVASFILVAFGIYMAWGKDFLVLWPAFSGMNQMLASIALMTASLWVAKVQNPKGAWKWAVLIPALFLWITVTAALIWFLVYVALPKHLIWVSIITLIGLLLNIMLVIDWYAAWKKPAEEYAAMAS
- a CDS encoding ArsA family ATPase, whose translation is MREYLIPKEGFRVLFVIGKGGVGKTTTSASIAVGLAERGYKTLIVSLDPAHNLGDVLMEKLSDKPKKIIDNLYASELDMEKLIKAYLKHLEKNLKNMYRYLTVINLEKYFEVLSYSPGIEEYATLEAIREILTEGDQWDVIVFDTPPTGLTLRVLALPRISLIWADKLIDIRRKILQRRKAIANIKGEEEYEIEGEKFKLPKEEAEDPVMKELLQYRSEVQFVEDVITNPNKTSVVAVMNPEMLPLYETERAYESLKKFKVPLRLIVVNKVIQLREEIPELKVKMEAQRKVLEEVERKFRGVDVIKLPMFAEEPRGIEWLRKLGGMVLED
- a CDS encoding iron-sulfur cluster assembly protein, giving the protein MRTDAILELLRSVKNPFTEVDIVSEGLVSKIQVDEEGVKIYLAFARNTPPGPVSSALAWPVQARIIRDIVKVLEGAGIGNLEILDDTTLQRYYPEGD
- a CDS encoding AbrB/MazE/SpoVT family DNA-binding domain-containing protein is translated as MIPLVSIRLKVGPKGQIVIPKVFREAYGIKEGGEVIVEPTEEGLVIKKPPSKEELLRKLKEYHEKRKGTKPAKLGELKGISLEDEFDEVWGIEE